In a single window of the Cucumis melo cultivar AY chromosome 11, USDA_Cmelo_AY_1.0, whole genome shotgun sequence genome:
- the LOC103501964 gene encoding cation/H(+) antiporter 15-like isoform X2: MSPIQESSLDLSPSHSAMEARMEEGFPFICHPSNRINSRGIWLRDDFLSFSLPLLLLQLSLSSILTRFLSFFLKRCAQPSFISQILAGIILGPSVLGYYSPFASIVFPLSGINVLETFSIFGLMLFIFQIGVKTDPMVIVKSGKKALAVGILIFILSNALARLTTFVLKHFLSLDKEISSVLPHVAMLLSMTSFPVVACFLDEFEILNSDIGRLACSSSMVCEICFWSVVSFRFALRSFEEMSPETSLGFFLSNGFLMSLIVFGIRPGALWVVQNSPEGKPVKEIYIYAVFVALLICGLLGEATGLTAVSTSFVLGLVIPDGPPLGAALTDMLDCFVSVLLMPIFFIACGLRMNVFSIQNLENVGVIHLVVFVSLVGKVVGSIVPSLLCRMPFRDALTLGLIMNCKGTIELVILISWKVQNVMNDESFTIMIVSLILETGFISPLIKAIYNPSRRFLAYKRRTILHLRDDEELRILACIHGLENAQAILDLLLVSNPTHKSHINLIVLHHIKLAGRSSPLLIAHQPRERSFSYKTLSEQIFSAFRRLEGHFSDRIVITCYKGLPIISRVWHSIEW; this comes from the exons ATGTCCCCAATTCAAGAATCCTCTCTCGATCTTTCCCCATCCCATTCCGCCATGGAAGCCCGGATGGAAGAGGGCTTTCCTTTTATCTGTCATCCTTCCAATCGAATCAACTCCAGAGGCATTTGGCTCCGTgatgattttctttctttttccctccCCCTCCTCCTCTTGCAGCTTTCCCTTTCCTCCATTCTAACTCGCTTCCTCTCCTTCTTTCTCAAGCGCTGTGCTCAACCCTCCTTTATTTCGCAGATTCTT GCTGGTATAATATTGGGACCTTCGGTTCTTGGCTACTACTCACCATTTGCAAGTATAGTTTTCCCATTGAGTGGAATAAATGTATTAGAAACCTTTTCTATTTTCGGTCTGATGCTTTTTATCTTCCAAATTGGAGTGAAGACGGACCCAATGGTCATTGTAAAATCGGGTAAAAAAGCATTGGCTGTTGGAATTTTAATCTTCATTCTTTCTAACGCACTGGCTAGACTCACTACCTTTGTTCTCAAGCATTTTCTCTCATTGGACAAAGAGATTTCAAGTGTGCTACCTCATGTGGCGATGCTACTATCCATGACGTCCTTTCCAGTGGTCGCTTGCTTTCTTGATGAGTTTGAGATTCTTAACTCGGATATTGGTCGTCTGGCTTGTTCTTCTTCTATGGTGTGTGAGATATGCTTTTGGTCTGTTGTATCTTTTAGATTTGCCCTAAGATCATTTGAAGAAATGTCACCAGAAACTTCACTAggtttttttctctcaaatGGTTTTCTTATGTCTCTTATCGTGTTTGGAATACGTCCAGGAGCTCTTTGGGTAGTTCAAAATAGCCCAGAAGGAAAACCTGTGAAGGAAATTTATATATATGCAGTTTTTGTAGCATTGCTGATTTGTGGACTCTTGGGTGAGGCTACTGGTCTAACCGCTGTTTCCACATCATTTGTTTTGGGTTTGGTCATTCCAGATGGTCCACCCTTAGGAGCTGCACTGACAGATATGCTTGATTGCTTTGTATCAGTATTGCTCATGCCAATATTCTTCATTGCTTGTGGATTAAGAATGAATGTTTTTTCTATACAGAATTTGGAGAATGTGGGTGTAATTCACCTAGTTGTTTTTGTTTCTCTCGTTGGAAAGGTTGTGGGGAGCATAGTGCCTTCTCTTCTCTGTAGGATGCCATTTCGAGATGCACTCACTCTCGGTCTTATTATGAACTGCAAAGGCACTATTGAACTTGTAATCTTGATTAGCTGGAAAGTACAGAAT GTCATGAACGATGAAAGCTTCACCATTATGATTGTCTCTTTGATCCTTGAAACAGGATTTATTTCACCTCTTATCAAGGCCATATATAATCCTTCGAGGAGGTTTCTTGCTTACAAACGGAGGACTATCTTACATCTTAGAGATGATGAAGAACTTCGAATACTCGCTTGCATCCATGGATTAGAGAATGCCCAGGCAATTCTAGATCTCCTTTTGGTATCAAATCCGACCCATAAGAGCCACATTAATTTGATTGTCCTACATCATATTAAGCTTGCAGGCCGTTCGTCTCCACTATTAATTGCTCATCAGCCTCGTGAAAGGTCGTTTTCATACAAGACACTGTCGGAACAGATATTCAGTGCTTTTAGAAGGCTTGAAGGACATTTCAGTGACCGTATCGTAATAACTTGCTACAAAG GTCTTCCCATAATTTCTCGCGTCTGGCATTCCATCGAGTGGTAG
- the LOC103501964 gene encoding cation/H(+) antiporter 15-like isoform X1 gives MSPIQESSLDLSPSHSAMEARMEEGFPFICHPSNRINSRGIWLRDDFLSFSLPLLLLQLSLSSILTRFLSFFLKRCAQPSFISQILAGIILGPSVLGYYSPFASIVFPLSGINVLETFSIFGLMLFIFQIGVKTDPMVIVKSGKKALAVGILIFILSNALARLTTFVLKHFLSLDKEISSVLPHVAMLLSMTSFPVVACFLDEFEILNSDIGRLACSSSMVCEICFWSVVSFRFALRSFEEMSPETSLGFFLSNGFLMSLIVFGIRPGALWVVQNSPEGKPVKEIYIYAVFVALLICGLLGEATGLTAVSTSFVLGLVIPDGPPLGAALTDMLDCFVSVLLMPIFFIACGLRMNVFSIQNLENVGVIHLVVFVSLVGKVVGSIVPSLLCRMPFRDALTLGLIMNCKGTIELVILISWKVQNVMNDESFTIMIVSLILETGFISPLIKAIYNPSRRFLAYKRRTILHLRDDEELRILACIHGLENAQAILDLLLVSNPTHKSHINLIVLHHIKLAGRSSPLLIAHQPRERSFSYKTLSEQIFSAFRRLEGHFSDRIVITCYKGISPYPTMYNDVCSLALDKRTTFIVIPFHRQRMVGEGLKSSHAMRQLNNNVLEKAPCTVGVLIDNGNVRSSHNFSRLAFHRVVVLFFGGADDREALAFATRVSEQDRIMVTLFHFSSSEEIVGSTARGKMLDTKLLSEFKLKTSQNNRISCQDKMVMDGGDLISVLKSLQNAYDLVIIGRRHAESWLMSDIRKSNERQGDLGAVGDFLASFNYESGTSILVVQQQTRLWGLRDPEDSTHLRRVKI, from the exons ATGTCCCCAATTCAAGAATCCTCTCTCGATCTTTCCCCATCCCATTCCGCCATGGAAGCCCGGATGGAAGAGGGCTTTCCTTTTATCTGTCATCCTTCCAATCGAATCAACTCCAGAGGCATTTGGCTCCGTgatgattttctttctttttccctccCCCTCCTCCTCTTGCAGCTTTCCCTTTCCTCCATTCTAACTCGCTTCCTCTCCTTCTTTCTCAAGCGCTGTGCTCAACCCTCCTTTATTTCGCAGATTCTT GCTGGTATAATATTGGGACCTTCGGTTCTTGGCTACTACTCACCATTTGCAAGTATAGTTTTCCCATTGAGTGGAATAAATGTATTAGAAACCTTTTCTATTTTCGGTCTGATGCTTTTTATCTTCCAAATTGGAGTGAAGACGGACCCAATGGTCATTGTAAAATCGGGTAAAAAAGCATTGGCTGTTGGAATTTTAATCTTCATTCTTTCTAACGCACTGGCTAGACTCACTACCTTTGTTCTCAAGCATTTTCTCTCATTGGACAAAGAGATTTCAAGTGTGCTACCTCATGTGGCGATGCTACTATCCATGACGTCCTTTCCAGTGGTCGCTTGCTTTCTTGATGAGTTTGAGATTCTTAACTCGGATATTGGTCGTCTGGCTTGTTCTTCTTCTATGGTGTGTGAGATATGCTTTTGGTCTGTTGTATCTTTTAGATTTGCCCTAAGATCATTTGAAGAAATGTCACCAGAAACTTCACTAggtttttttctctcaaatGGTTTTCTTATGTCTCTTATCGTGTTTGGAATACGTCCAGGAGCTCTTTGGGTAGTTCAAAATAGCCCAGAAGGAAAACCTGTGAAGGAAATTTATATATATGCAGTTTTTGTAGCATTGCTGATTTGTGGACTCTTGGGTGAGGCTACTGGTCTAACCGCTGTTTCCACATCATTTGTTTTGGGTTTGGTCATTCCAGATGGTCCACCCTTAGGAGCTGCACTGACAGATATGCTTGATTGCTTTGTATCAGTATTGCTCATGCCAATATTCTTCATTGCTTGTGGATTAAGAATGAATGTTTTTTCTATACAGAATTTGGAGAATGTGGGTGTAATTCACCTAGTTGTTTTTGTTTCTCTCGTTGGAAAGGTTGTGGGGAGCATAGTGCCTTCTCTTCTCTGTAGGATGCCATTTCGAGATGCACTCACTCTCGGTCTTATTATGAACTGCAAAGGCACTATTGAACTTGTAATCTTGATTAGCTGGAAAGTACAGAAT GTCATGAACGATGAAAGCTTCACCATTATGATTGTCTCTTTGATCCTTGAAACAGGATTTATTTCACCTCTTATCAAGGCCATATATAATCCTTCGAGGAGGTTTCTTGCTTACAAACGGAGGACTATCTTACATCTTAGAGATGATGAAGAACTTCGAATACTCGCTTGCATCCATGGATTAGAGAATGCCCAGGCAATTCTAGATCTCCTTTTGGTATCAAATCCGACCCATAAGAGCCACATTAATTTGATTGTCCTACATCATATTAAGCTTGCAGGCCGTTCGTCTCCACTATTAATTGCTCATCAGCCTCGTGAAAGGTCGTTTTCATACAAGACACTGTCGGAACAGATATTCAGTGCTTTTAGAAGGCTTGAAGGACATTTCAGTGACCGTATCGTAATAACTTGCTACAAAGGTATTTCACCATACCCAACCATGTACAATGATGTATGCTCATTAGCACTTGACAAGAGAACGACCTTTATTGTCATCCCTTTCCATAGGCAACGTATGGTTGGCGAAGGGTTAAAATCATCTCATGCTATGAGACAGTTAAACAATAATGTACTTGAAAAAGCACCTTGCACTGTTGGAGTTTTAATTGATAATGGGAATGTCAGGTCTTCCCATAATTTCTCGCGTCTGGCATTCCATCGAGTGGTAGTGCTCTTTTTTGGTGGTGCTGATGATCGAGAGGCATTAGCATTTGCAACACGAGTGTCAGAACAGGATAGAATAATGGTCACTCTATTTCATTTCTCGTCTTCTGAAGAGATTGTTGGGAGTACAGCTAGAGGCAAGATGCTTGATACAAAGTTGTTGAGTGAATTTAAGCTCAAAACCTCTCAAAATAACCGAATATCTTGCCAAGATAAGATGGTCATGGATGGTGGGGACTTGATTTCTGTCCTTAAATCTCTTCAAAATGCTTATGACCTTGTAATCATTGGAAGGCGACATGCCGAATCATGGTTGATGTCTGATATTAGGAAATCTAACGAACGGCAGGGCGATTTGGGGGCTGTTGGAGACTTTCTTGCTTCATTCAACTATGAGAGTGGGACATCTATACTTGTGGTGCAACAGCAGACAAGATTATGGGGACTGCGAGACCCCGAAGATTCGACACATTTGAGAAGAGTGAAAATATAA
- the LOC103501964 gene encoding cation/H(+) antiporter 15-like isoform X3 — MSPIQESSLDLSPSHSAMEARMEEGFPFICHPSNRINSRGIWLRDDFLSFSLPLLLLQLSLSSILTRFLSFFLKRCAQPSFISQILNLENVGVIHLVVFVSLVGKVVGSIVPSLLCRMPFRDALTLGLIMNCKGTIELVILISWKVQNVMNDESFTIMIVSLILETGFISPLIKAIYNPSRRFLAYKRRTILHLRDDEELRILACIHGLENAQAILDLLLVSNPTHKSHINLIVLHHIKLAGRSSPLLIAHQPRERSFSYKTLSEQIFSAFRRLEGHFSDRIVITCYKGISPYPTMYNDVCSLALDKRTTFIVIPFHRQRMVGEGLKSSHAMRQLNNNVLEKAPCTVGVLIDNGNVRSSHNFSRLAFHRVVVLFFGGADDREALAFATRVSEQDRIMVTLFHFSSSEEIVGSTARGKMLDTKLLSEFKLKTSQNNRISCQDKMVMDGGDLISVLKSLQNAYDLVIIGRRHAESWLMSDIRKSNERQGDLGAVGDFLASFNYESGTSILVVQQQTRLWGLRDPEDSTHLRRVKI; from the exons ATGTCCCCAATTCAAGAATCCTCTCTCGATCTTTCCCCATCCCATTCCGCCATGGAAGCCCGGATGGAAGAGGGCTTTCCTTTTATCTGTCATCCTTCCAATCGAATCAACTCCAGAGGCATTTGGCTCCGTgatgattttctttctttttccctccCCCTCCTCCTCTTGCAGCTTTCCCTTTCCTCCATTCTAACTCGCTTCCTCTCCTTCTTTCTCAAGCGCTGTGCTCAACCCTCCTTTATTTCGCAGATTCTT AATTTGGAGAATGTGGGTGTAATTCACCTAGTTGTTTTTGTTTCTCTCGTTGGAAAGGTTGTGGGGAGCATAGTGCCTTCTCTTCTCTGTAGGATGCCATTTCGAGATGCACTCACTCTCGGTCTTATTATGAACTGCAAAGGCACTATTGAACTTGTAATCTTGATTAGCTGGAAAGTACAGAAT GTCATGAACGATGAAAGCTTCACCATTATGATTGTCTCTTTGATCCTTGAAACAGGATTTATTTCACCTCTTATCAAGGCCATATATAATCCTTCGAGGAGGTTTCTTGCTTACAAACGGAGGACTATCTTACATCTTAGAGATGATGAAGAACTTCGAATACTCGCTTGCATCCATGGATTAGAGAATGCCCAGGCAATTCTAGATCTCCTTTTGGTATCAAATCCGACCCATAAGAGCCACATTAATTTGATTGTCCTACATCATATTAAGCTTGCAGGCCGTTCGTCTCCACTATTAATTGCTCATCAGCCTCGTGAAAGGTCGTTTTCATACAAGACACTGTCGGAACAGATATTCAGTGCTTTTAGAAGGCTTGAAGGACATTTCAGTGACCGTATCGTAATAACTTGCTACAAAGGTATTTCACCATACCCAACCATGTACAATGATGTATGCTCATTAGCACTTGACAAGAGAACGACCTTTATTGTCATCCCTTTCCATAGGCAACGTATGGTTGGCGAAGGGTTAAAATCATCTCATGCTATGAGACAGTTAAACAATAATGTACTTGAAAAAGCACCTTGCACTGTTGGAGTTTTAATTGATAATGGGAATGTCAGGTCTTCCCATAATTTCTCGCGTCTGGCATTCCATCGAGTGGTAGTGCTCTTTTTTGGTGGTGCTGATGATCGAGAGGCATTAGCATTTGCAACACGAGTGTCAGAACAGGATAGAATAATGGTCACTCTATTTCATTTCTCGTCTTCTGAAGAGATTGTTGGGAGTACAGCTAGAGGCAAGATGCTTGATACAAAGTTGTTGAGTGAATTTAAGCTCAAAACCTCTCAAAATAACCGAATATCTTGCCAAGATAAGATGGTCATGGATGGTGGGGACTTGATTTCTGTCCTTAAATCTCTTCAAAATGCTTATGACCTTGTAATCATTGGAAGGCGACATGCCGAATCATGGTTGATGTCTGATATTAGGAAATCTAACGAACGGCAGGGCGATTTGGGGGCTGTTGGAGACTTTCTTGCTTCATTCAACTATGAGAGTGGGACATCTATACTTGTGGTGCAACAGCAGACAAGATTATGGGGACTGCGAGACCCCGAAGATTCGACACATTTGAGAAGAGTGAAAATATAA
- the LOC103501874 gene encoding uncharacterized protein LOC103501874 — MGNSLRCCLACVLPCGALDLIRIVHLNGHVEEITHPITAGDVLKANPNHVLSKPSSQGVVRRILILSPESELKRGSIYFLIPSTSLPEKKRNAGTTLKTPSRKVKNCTVAAVPTAAADSDSYLSDVVSDKKPSRRERRSGSRVIVWRPHLESISED; from the coding sequence ATGGGTAACAGTTTAAGATGCTGTTTAGCTTGTGTTCTTCCTTGTGGAGCTTTAGATTTGATCCGAATCGTCCATTTAAACGGCCACGTCGAAGAAATTACTCATCCGATCACCGCCGGCGACGTCCTAAAAGCCAACCCAAATCACGTCCTTAGTAAGCCTTCTTCACAAGGAGTTGTTCGCCGGATTCTGATCCTCTCGCCCGAATCCGAGCTCAAAAGGGGAAGCATCTATTTCTTGATTCCGTCCACTTCTCTGCCGGAGAAGAAAAGAAACGCTGGAACCACCCTTAAAACTCCTTcaagaaaagtaaaaaattgCACCGTCGCTGCCGTGCCCACCGCCGCCGCAGACAGTGACTCTTACCTCTCCGATGTTGTCTCCGACAAAAAACCGTCGCGGCGGGAACGACGCAGCGGCAGCCGGGTTATCGTATGGCGGCCCCATTTAGAGAGCATTTCTGAAGACTAA